TCTTATCatgtatcaccggaaaacaactgcacaCTATTGCTTGgtcctttattttacagatctgaAGAAAGGTCTCATCGTATATCATGGCACAAATAACTGCTCGCTACCGCTTGGTCCTTGCTTAAATCTGGAAGATTCAGGACTTGAGGACCTCTATTTATGGCCAAACATTAGTAGGGTTATTCTTCAGTCGATTCATAAAGACAAGACATCAAAAGAACAGACTACAGAACCTCTTTCGAATTTGGAACAGTTGTTCAGTTCGAAAGGTATCATATTTCTCACCGCAGACGCTGGTGTTGGAAAGACAtcattttgtaagtttttagTTTTATCGTGGTGTAAGGTTCAAGAGGGAACGACCGATCTGAAATCAACGGTTAGTGGCACCCAAAGCGTTTCTAGCATTATTGAGTATTTGAAGGAatttacttatttgttttacatcaaTTTACGTGAAAACCAATGCGCTAAATTAGAGGATATCATTTTCTCGCATACGGAATCTGTTGACACAAAGTTAACGCGGGATAATAAAGCCTTTGATAATATATTGTCGAAAGAAAACGGTTTGTTCATTTTAGACGGCTTAGATGAATGTAAAATTCCCTTGATAATGTCTATGCCTGTAAATAGAAAGTATACTGTTCTCATTACATCACGTCCTTGGAAACTTGCAAACATAagtatgcaaaaaaaatatacacatgcacAAATTGAGGTTATGAAACAAGATTTGTCCAAACAACTTGTGAATCATGCGAACGAATGTTTGAACAAGCATTTCAAGACATCATATGATACAGATGATTTCTTAGACGCTGTCAAAACTCAATGTTTAGAATCTCAGCTCGAAAATCCAATGTTTGCGCTGCAGTTGTTATGTATCTATCACGATAAACGCAGTGAGAATAAAACATGTTCGGACAATGCAACCGTTCACAGATTATGTTCAGATTCCGGTACAACGTCAGTACCTCGTCAGACCGGACTGACATACCTTGGTAAGACAAGGTCGCATGTATATGCAAATATGATAGAACTGATGTTACGTAGTACCGAAAAGAAGGAGGAATCACTCGTACAAGATCTCAGTGAGTATTACAAGAACAATGGTCAACCACATGCACTTCCCGAATGTTTTGATGAAAGAAATTACGCGTGCTGTGGTTTAGCAAAACTAATTTACGCTATTGGAAAACTGGCTGCTTATTCACTTTTAGGCGATAATAAATCTTTAATAGAAGAACACCAAATAAGAAAACTTAAGAAAGATGAAACGTCGGTACTTCTCAAATCTGGACTTCTTTCGAAAACAAGCTTGAAAACTATATCAGGAGAGAGCAATGTGTACACATTTTTACATCAGACTTATAAGGAGATGCTTGCATGTGTGTTTCTATCTTCGCATAGTTTTGATAGTGATATTTGGAGAAAATTCATAGAAAATTTTGGTTCTGTTGTGTCACCCGATATGTTGTCTTTTTTATGTGTCATGAACTATGAACAAGGTTGCAAGTGTGTAGATATGTTTAATGAAAGCAAACGGTTGTTTGTTAGAGATGGCACATTTTACACATCCGAACTAATTGCCTATCAAACAACAATTGCAATGACCCACaaagaatgttttgacaatggaATTAAAGAGCCACGAATTACGTTGAAACACGCACTGCTTAACCCAGATTCAGGCATTGGAACTGATCATGCACTTTTGCAcaccatcaacccgtcttcCCTAGAGATGTTCTGGGTTGCCGTAAAGCCTGAGCTGATACAAGAAATACCGCCCATGAAGTTGTCCTTTGTTGGCGGGTCGCAATTCTCTTCCAATCTTAAAAAACTCAGCTTAGTGCACGTGAACATggatgttccccttgatttggCAAATTGTCCGCAATTACAGAAATTAGTTATGGGAAATACCTCATCCGATTCTGTAACAGGTATATGCGTTGTACGTAGCATGCAACGTTGTGATGCACTTCAGGAACTGCAGCTTGACACATTGACCTTCCCTGCAGATACTCACCTGGATCTCAGCGGTCTCATACATCTCTCAAACATAACTATACAGGACACCCGACTGTCCCGCGTAACCATCAATCCGTCTTCCCTAGAGATGTTCTGGGTTGCCGTAAAGCCTGAACTAATACAAGAAATACCGCCCATGAAGTTGTCCTTTGTTGGCGGGTCGCAATTCTCTTCCAATCTTAAAAAACTCAGCTTAGTGCACGTGAACATggatgttccccttgatttggCAAATTGTCCGCAATTACAGAAATTAGTTATGGGAAATACCTCATCCGATTCTGTAACAGGTATATGCGTTGTACGTAGCATGCAACGTTGTGATGCACTTCAGGAACTGCAGCTTGGCACATTGACCTTCCCTGCAGATACTCACCTGGATCTCAGCGGTCTCACACATCTCTCAAACATAACTATACAGGACACCCGACTGTCCCGCGTAACCATCAATCCGTCTTCCCTAGAGGAGTTCTGTGTTTACGTAAAGCCTGAGCTGATACAAGAAATACCGCCCATGAAGTTGTCCTTTGTTGGCGGGTCGCAATTCTCTTCCAATCTTAAAAAACTCAGCTTAGTGCACGTGAACATggatgttccccttgatttggCAAATTGTCCGCAATTACAGAAATTAGTTATGGGAAATACCTCATCCGATTCTGTAACAGGTATATGCGTTGTACGTAGCATGCAACGTTGTGATGCACTTCAGAAACTGCAGCTTGGCACATTGACCTTCCCTGCAGATACTCACCTGGATCTCAGCGGTCTCACACATCTCTCAAACATAACTATACAGCACACCCGTCTGTCCCACGTAACCATCAACCCGTCTTGTCTAGAGATGTTCTGGGTTGCCGTAAAGCCTGAACTAATACAAGAAATACCGCCGGTGAAGTTGTCCTTTGTTGGCGGGTCGCAATTCTCTTCCAATCTTAAAAAACTCAGCTTAGTGCACGTGAACATggatgttccccttgatttggCAAATTGTCCGCAATTACAGGAATTAGTTATGGGAAATACCTCATCCGATTCTGTAACAGGTATATGCGTTGTACGTAGCATGCAACGTTGTGATGCACTTCAGGAACTGCAGCTTGACACATTGACCTTCCCTGCAGATACTCACCTGGATCTCAGCGGTCTCACACATCTCTCAAACATAACTATACAGGACACCCGACTGTCCCGCGTAACCATCAATCCGTCTTCCCTAGAGGAGTTCTGTGTTTACGTAAAGCCTGAGCTGATACAAGAAATACCGCCCATGAAGTTGTCCTTTGTTGGCGGGTCGCAATTCTCTTCCAATCTTAAAAAACTCAGCTTAGTGCACGTGAACATggatgttccccttgatttggCAAATTGTCCGCAATTACAGGAATTAGTTATGGAAAATACCTCATCCGATTCTGTAACAGGTATATGCGTTGTACGTAGCATGCAACGTTGTGATGCACTTCAGAAACTGCGGCTTGACACATTGACCTTCCCTGCAGATACTCACCTGGATCTCAGCGGTCTCACACATCTCTCAAACATAACTATACAGCACACCCGTCTGTCCCACGTAACCATCAACCCGTCTTGTCTAGAGATGTTCTGGGTTGCCGTAAAGCCTGAACTAATACAAGAAATACCGCCGGTGAAGTTGTCCTTTGTTGGCGGGTCGCAATTCTCTTCCAATCTTAAAAAACTCAGCTTAGTGCACGTGAACATggatgttccccttgatttggCAAATTGTCCGCAATTACAGAAATTAGTTATGGAAAATACCTCATCCGATTCTGTAACAGGTATATGCGTTGTACGTAGCATGCAACGTTGTGATGCACTTCAGGAACTGCAGCTTGGCACATTGACCTTCCCTGCAGATACTCACCTGGATCTCAGCGGTCTCACACATCTCTCAAACATAACTATACAGGACACCCGACTGTCCCGCGTAACCATCAATCCGTCTTCCCTAGAGGAGTTCTGTGTTTACGTAAAGCCTGAGCTGATACAAGAAATACCGCCCATGAAGTTGTCCTTTGTTGGCGGGTCGCAATTCTCTTCCAATCTTAAAAAACTCAGCTTAGTGCACGTGAACATggatgttccccttgatttggCAAATTGTCCGCAATTACAGGAATTAGTTATGGAAAATACCTCATCCGATTCTGTAACAGGTATATGCGTTGTACGTAGCATGCAACGTTGTGATGCACTTCAGAAACTGCGGCTTGACACATTGACCTTCCCTGCAGATACTCACCTGGATCTCAGCGGTCTCACAAATCTCTCAAACATAACTATACAGCATACCCGTCTGTCCCACGTAACCATCAACCCGTCTTGTCTAGAGGTGTTATGGGTTGCCGTAAAGCCTGAACTAATACAAGAAATACCGCCGGTGAAGTTGTCCTTTGTTGGCGGGTCGCAATTCTCTTCCAATCTTAAAAAACTCAGCTTAGTGCACGTGAACATggatgttccccttgatttggCAAATTGTCCGCAATTACAGAAATTAGTTATGGAAAATACCTCATCCGATTCTGTAACAGGTATATGCGTTGTACGTAGCATGCAACGTTGTGATGCACTTCAGAAACTGCGGCTTGACACATTGACCTTCCCTGCAGATACTCACCTGGATCTCAGTGGTTTTACACATCTCTCATCAATAACTATACAGGACACCCGTCTGTCCCGCATAACCATCAATCCGTCTTCCCTAGAGGAGTTCGGGGTTTACGTGAGGCCTGAAATGATACAAGAAATACCGCCCATGAAGCTGTCCTTTGTTGGCGGGTCGCAATTCTCTTCCAATCTAAAAAAACTCAGCTTAGTGCACGTGACCATggatgttccccttgatttggCAAATTGTCCGCAATTACAGCAAGTTATGGGAAATACCTCATCCGATTCTGTAACAGGTATATGCGTTGTACGTAGCATGCAACGTTGTGATGCACTTCATACACTGCATCTTGACACATTGACCTTCCCTGCAGATACTCACCTGGATCTCAGCGGTCTCACACATATCTCAAACATAGCTATACAGAACACCCGACTGTCCCGCGTAACCATCAACCCGTCTTCCCTAGAGAAGTTCTGTGTTTACGTAAAGCCTGAACTAATACAAGAAATACCGCCCGTAAAGTTGTCCTTTGTTGGCGGGTCGCAATTCTCTTCCAATCTTAAAAAACTCAGCTTAGTGCACGTGACCATggatgttccccttgatttggCAAATTGTCCGCAATTACAGCAATTAGTTATGGAAAATACCTCATCCGATTCTGTAACAGGTATATGCGTTGTACGTAGCATGCAACGTTGTGATGCACTTCAGAAACTGCAGCTTAACACATTGACATTCCCTGCAGATACGCACCTGGATCTCAGTGAATTAACGTGTTTGACTGATATATCATTGGCAAGATTAAAGACGAATATAACCGTTCAGTTTCCacaaaatgtgcataaaataGTCATAGACGGTGTAACCTTCCGCAAAAATACACACCTGGATCTCAGCGGGCTCGCACATCTCTCAAAGATAACTATACAGAACACCCGTCTGTCCCACGTAACAATCAACCCGTCTTCCCTAGAGATGTTTTGGGTTTACGTGAGGCCTGAAATGAGACAAGAAATACCGCCCATGAAGGTGTCCTTTGTTGGCGGATTGCAATTCTCTTCCAATCTTAAAGAACTCAGCTTAGTGAACGTGACCATggatgttccccttgatttggCAAATTGTCAGCAATTACATGATTTAGGTACAGAAAATACCTCATCCGATTCTGTAACAGGTATATGCGTTGTACGTAGCATGCAACGTTGTGATGCACTTCAGAAACTGCAGCTTAACACATTGACATTCCCTGCAGATACGCACCTGGATCTCAGTGAATTAACGTGTTTGACTGATATATCATTGGCAAGATTAAAGACGAATATAACAGTTCAGTTTCCACAAAATGTGCATGAAATATTCATAGACGGTGTAATATTCCGCACAAATACACACCTGGATCTCAGCGGGCTCGCACATCTCTCAAAGATAACTATACAGAACATCCGTCTGTCCCGAGTAACCATCAACCCGTCTTGTCTAGAGGAGTTCTGGGTTTTCGTAAAGCCTGAACTAAAACAAGAAATACCGTCCATGAAGTTGTCCTTTGTTGGCGGGTCGCAATTCCC
This genomic stretch from Mya arenaria isolate MELC-2E11 chromosome 10, ASM2691426v1 harbors:
- the LOC128205776 gene encoding uncharacterized protein LOC128205776 isoform X1 codes for the protein MAEQQRALERETGDFVEVLENEAEVTIDRIQDVGSIVKDELERKASVLGDVLQYETDVGVHAIQDAEDKALQNIKGLNEDEQTSFKSDLKEALIMYHRKTTAHYCLVLYFTDLKKGLIVYHGTNNCSLPLGPCLNLEDSGLEDLYLWPNISRVILQSIHKDKTSKEQTTEPLSNLEQLFSSKGIIFLTADAGVGKTSFCKFLVLSWCKVQEGTTDLKSTVSGTQSVSSIIEYLKEFTYLFYINLRENQCAKLEDIIFSHTESVDTKLTRDNKAFDNILSKENGLFILDGLDECKIPLIMSMPVNRKYTVLITSRPWKLANISMQKKYTHAQIEVMKQDLSKQLVNHANECLNKHFKTSYDTDDFLDAVKTQCLESQLENPMFALQLLCIYHDKRSENKTCSDNATVHRLCSDSGTTSVPRQTGLTYLGKTRSHVYANMIELMLRSTEKKEESLVQDLSEYYKNNGQPHALPECFDERNYACCGLAKLIYAIGKLAAYSLLGDNKSLIEEHQIRKLKKDETSVLLKSGLLSKTSLKTISGESNVYTFLHQTYKEMLACVFLSSHSFDSDIWRKFIENFGSVVSPDMLSFLCVMNYEQGCKCVDMFNESKRLFVRDGTFYTSELIAYQTTIAMTHKECFDNGIKEPRITLKHALLNPDSGIGTDHALLHTINPSSLEMFWVAVKPELIQEIPPMKLSFVGGSQFSSNLKKLSLVHVNMDVPLDLANCPQLQKLVMGNTSSDSVTGICVVRSMQRCDALQELQLDTLTFPADTHLDLSGLIHLSNITIQDTRLSRVTINPSSLEMFWVAVKPELIQEIPPMKLSFVGGSQFSSNLKKLSLVHVNMDVPLDLANCPQLQKLVMGNTSSDSVTGICVVRSMQRCDALQELQLGTLTFPADTHLDLSGLTHLSNITIQDTRLSRVTINPSSLEEFCVYVKPELIQEIPPMKLSFVGGSQFSSNLKKLSLVHVNMDVPLDLANCPQLQKLVMGNTSSDSVTGICVVRSMQRCDALQKLQLGTLTFPADTHLDLSGLTHLSNITIQHTRLSHVTINPSCLEMFWVAVKPELIQEIPPVKLSFVGGSQFSSNLKKLSLVHVNMDVPLDLANCPQLQELVMGNTSSDSVTGICVVRSMQRCDALQELQLDTLTFPADTHLDLSGLTHLSNITIQDTRLSRVTINPSSLEEFCVYVKPELIQEIPPMKLSFVGGSQFSSNLKKLSLVHVNMDVPLDLANCPQLQELVMENTSSDSVTGICVVRSMQRCDALQKLRLDTLTFPADTHLDLSGLTHLSNITIQHTRLSHVTINPSCLEMFWVAVKPELIQEIPPVKLSFVGGSQFSSNLKKLSLVHVNMDVPLDLANCPQLQKLVMENTSSDSVTGICVVRSMQRCDALQELQLGTLTFPADTHLDLSGLTHLSNITIQDTRLSRVTINPSSLEEFCVYVKPELIQEIPPMKLSFVGGSQFSSNLKKLSLVHVNMDVPLDLANCPQLQELVMENTSSDSVTGICVVRSMQRCDALQKLRLDTLTFPADTHLDLSGLTNLSNITIQHTRLSHVTINPSCLEVLWVAVKPELIQEIPPVKLSFVGGSQFSSNLKKLSLVHVNMDVPLDLANCPQLQKLVMENTSSDSVTGICVVRSMQRCDALQKLRLDTLTFPADTHLDLSGFTHLSSITIQDTRLSRITINPSSLEEFGVYVRPEMIQEIPPMKLSFVGGSQFSSNLKKLSLVHVTMDVPLDLANCPQLQQVMGNTSSDSVTGICVVRSMQRCDALHTLHLDTLTFPADTHLDLSGLTHISNIAIQNTRLSRVTINPSSLEKFCVYVKPELIQEIPPVKLSFVGGSQFSSNLKKLSLVHVTMDVPLDLANCPQLQQLVMENTSSDSVTGICVVRSMQRCDALQKLQLNTLTFPADTHLDLSELTCLTDISLARLKTNITVQFPQNVHKIVIDGVTFRKNTHLDLSGLAHLSKITIQNTRLSHVTINPSSLEMFWVYVRPEMRQEIPPMKVSFVGGLQFSSNLKELSLVNVTMDVPLDLANCQQLHDLGTENTSSDSVTGICVVRSMQRCDALQKLQLNTLTFPADTHLDLSELTCLTDISLARLKTNITVQFPQNVHEIFIDGVIFRTNTHLDLSGLAHLSKITIQNIRLSRVTINPSCLEEFWVFVKPELKQEIPSMKLSFVGGSQFPSNLKELSLVHVIMDAPLDLANCHQLQKLVMENTSSDSVTDICVVRNMQRCDALQKLRLDTLTFPADTHLDLSELTCLTDISLITLMTNITIQFPQNVHKIFIDGVTFRKNTHLDLSGLAHLSKITIQNTRLSRVTINPSSLEMFWVYVRPEMIQEIPPMKVSFVSGSKFSSKLTMLSLVHTTSIHSVDLSECVQLQTLRTSHILQIGTLGLPRLEEVRLFGAQTEVCNNVLQFISESSCPCGRIWFENLSPEIFSSLTVSRTYTEKLESFKFRLIYFDINVFDFIKITGVKKVEFAKVKIVKAQQLVALLTSTEAIQASDNTAGGVVELPVGLRVSDISFSDCPVLGSTVEELDSAIECLRRVWEIKEVKIETQQSSISNTVCGEDIISENHIVLKSLQLNSN
- the LOC128205776 gene encoding uncharacterized protein LOC128205776 isoform X2: MAEQQRALERETGDFVEVLENEAEVTIDRIQDVGSIVKDELERKASVLGDVLQYETDVGVHAIQDAEDKALQNIKGLNEDEQTSFKSDLKKGLIVYHGTNNCSLPLGPCLNLEDSGLEDLYLWPNISRVILQSIHKDKTSKEQTTEPLSNLEQLFSSKGIIFLTADAGVGKTSFCKFLVLSWCKVQEGTTDLKSTVSGTQSVSSIIEYLKEFTYLFYINLRENQCAKLEDIIFSHTESVDTKLTRDNKAFDNILSKENGLFILDGLDECKIPLIMSMPVNRKYTVLITSRPWKLANISMQKKYTHAQIEVMKQDLSKQLVNHANECLNKHFKTSYDTDDFLDAVKTQCLESQLENPMFALQLLCIYHDKRSENKTCSDNATVHRLCSDSGTTSVPRQTGLTYLGKTRSHVYANMIELMLRSTEKKEESLVQDLSEYYKNNGQPHALPECFDERNYACCGLAKLIYAIGKLAAYSLLGDNKSLIEEHQIRKLKKDETSVLLKSGLLSKTSLKTISGESNVYTFLHQTYKEMLACVFLSSHSFDSDIWRKFIENFGSVVSPDMLSFLCVMNYEQGCKCVDMFNESKRLFVRDGTFYTSELIAYQTTIAMTHKECFDNGIKEPRITLKHALLNPDSGIGTDHALLHTINPSSLEMFWVAVKPELIQEIPPMKLSFVGGSQFSSNLKKLSLVHVNMDVPLDLANCPQLQKLVMGNTSSDSVTGICVVRSMQRCDALQELQLDTLTFPADTHLDLSGLIHLSNITIQDTRLSRVTINPSSLEMFWVAVKPELIQEIPPMKLSFVGGSQFSSNLKKLSLVHVNMDVPLDLANCPQLQKLVMGNTSSDSVTGICVVRSMQRCDALQELQLGTLTFPADTHLDLSGLTHLSNITIQDTRLSRVTINPSSLEEFCVYVKPELIQEIPPMKLSFVGGSQFSSNLKKLSLVHVNMDVPLDLANCPQLQKLVMGNTSSDSVTGICVVRSMQRCDALQKLQLGTLTFPADTHLDLSGLTHLSNITIQHTRLSHVTINPSCLEMFWVAVKPELIQEIPPVKLSFVGGSQFSSNLKKLSLVHVNMDVPLDLANCPQLQELVMGNTSSDSVTGICVVRSMQRCDALQELQLDTLTFPADTHLDLSGLTHLSNITIQDTRLSRVTINPSSLEEFCVYVKPELIQEIPPMKLSFVGGSQFSSNLKKLSLVHVNMDVPLDLANCPQLQELVMENTSSDSVTGICVVRSMQRCDALQKLRLDTLTFPADTHLDLSGLTHLSNITIQHTRLSHVTINPSCLEMFWVAVKPELIQEIPPVKLSFVGGSQFSSNLKKLSLVHVNMDVPLDLANCPQLQKLVMENTSSDSVTGICVVRSMQRCDALQELQLGTLTFPADTHLDLSGLTHLSNITIQDTRLSRVTINPSSLEEFCVYVKPELIQEIPPMKLSFVGGSQFSSNLKKLSLVHVNMDVPLDLANCPQLQELVMENTSSDSVTGICVVRSMQRCDALQKLRLDTLTFPADTHLDLSGLTNLSNITIQHTRLSHVTINPSCLEVLWVAVKPELIQEIPPVKLSFVGGSQFSSNLKKLSLVHVNMDVPLDLANCPQLQKLVMENTSSDSVTGICVVRSMQRCDALQKLRLDTLTFPADTHLDLSGFTHLSSITIQDTRLSRITINPSSLEEFGVYVRPEMIQEIPPMKLSFVGGSQFSSNLKKLSLVHVTMDVPLDLANCPQLQQVMGNTSSDSVTGICVVRSMQRCDALHTLHLDTLTFPADTHLDLSGLTHISNIAIQNTRLSRVTINPSSLEKFCVYVKPELIQEIPPVKLSFVGGSQFSSNLKKLSLVHVTMDVPLDLANCPQLQQLVMENTSSDSVTGICVVRSMQRCDALQKLQLNTLTFPADTHLDLSELTCLTDISLARLKTNITVQFPQNVHKIVIDGVTFRKNTHLDLSGLAHLSKITIQNTRLSHVTINPSSLEMFWVYVRPEMRQEIPPMKVSFVGGLQFSSNLKELSLVNVTMDVPLDLANCQQLHDLGTENTSSDSVTGICVVRSMQRCDALQKLQLNTLTFPADTHLDLSELTCLTDISLARLKTNITVQFPQNVHEIFIDGVIFRTNTHLDLSGLAHLSKITIQNIRLSRVTINPSCLEEFWVFVKPELKQEIPSMKLSFVGGSQFPSNLKELSLVHVIMDAPLDLANCHQLQKLVMENTSSDSVTDICVVRNMQRCDALQKLRLDTLTFPADTHLDLSELTCLTDISLITLMTNITIQFPQNVHKIFIDGVTFRKNTHLDLSGLAHLSKITIQNTRLSRVTINPSSLEMFWVYVRPEMIQEIPPMKVSFVSGSKFSSKLTMLSLVHTTSIHSVDLSECVQLQTLRTSHILQIGTLGLPRLEEVRLFGAQTEVCNNVLQFISESSCPCGRIWFENLSPEIFSSLTVSRTYTEKLESFKFRLIYFDINVFDFIKITGVKKVEFAKVKIVKAQQLVALLTSTEAIQASDNTAGGVVELPVGLRVSDISFSDCPVLGSTVEELDSAIECLRRVWEIKEVKIETQQSSISNTVCGEDIISENHIVLKSLQLNSN